A window of the Archocentrus centrarchus isolate MPI-CPG fArcCen1 chromosome 9, fArcCen1, whole genome shotgun sequence genome harbors these coding sequences:
- the egflam gene encoding pikachurin has protein sequence MESKCKERSLLYLLFFAICTANVCFCARRSNTRRSDRLSPPLDIQLETINCTAFSVRWKMPRRHVSTITGYKVFYTEMKNGRTVGTASIMEVPLSLDMLTTGQFDGQASFDVDIGNLKVNTKYRVSVGAYGWAGEGRPSMPRDISTASQEMCMPPSPPSQPTVMAVSDTELALSWQQGESDGSAPVLHFLVAYIRPEMDMEWTYIREPIETNSMVLKGLIPETEYQFVVRAVNKHGVSPPSPINNPVRTLGASDVGSGDYGRYITDSGLKDDDGFDTDDSDYDIFIEELKPFPGISQDNRKSQLRSHSGPPSGRNVIYRMNTIAPPNITSTPVSTTTTSSIFSEFTDLVFSVTSQPSSTLDTKTAAPRTPTSIPLSTTTATSNMYPWRGEVPRVSDLTCDDIVCPPDSFCLTDYESRGSRCHCNLGRGGDTCSEAVSVKFPRFHGYSHMTFEPLKNSYQTFQITLEFKADSEDGLLLYCGENEHGRGDFTSLALVRGKLHYRFNCGTGAAQIVSESSIALGQWHTVTVFRDGMSGWLRMDNDTPISGRSQGQYSKITFRSPLYVGGSPSTYWLVKATGTNRGFVGCIQSLTINNKATDIRPWPMGKALSGADIGECSDSVCDQVSCANGGVCFANRADGYICLCPLGFRGVLCEESFSLSSPLFNETVFSYAVIPWPQSSQSYLSFMEFEVTFRPSMPDGVLLYSDDAGSGDFLAINLVDRYVEFRFDCGSGGAVIRSEEQISLDSWHELRVSRTAKSGILLVDSQRPVEGIAEGAFTQINCSSPLYIGGVPEYDKTKRTAGVIKPFTGIIQKLILNDCTIPITTGSAGGVNVANSAHPCVESPCANGGTCRPKWDGYECDCPLGYDGRHCQKECGNYCLNTVTEAIEIPQFIGRSYLTYDNRDILKRVSGSRTSLFMRFKSTAKDGLLLWRGDSPMRPNSDFLSIGLQDGALIFSYNLGSGVANIVINGTFSDGKWHRVKAVRDGQTGKLTVDDYGAKTGRAPGKMRQLNINGPLYVGGMKEIALHTNRQYIGGLVGCVSHFTLSTDYHLALVEDAADGKNINTCSN, from the exons ATGGAATCTAAATGCAAAGAAAGAAGTCTTTTGTATCTACTTTTCTTTGCAATTTGCACAGCTAACGTTTGCTTTTGTGCGAGAAGATCAAATACACGAAGATCTG ATCGCCTGAGTCCTCCATTAGACATCCAGCTGGAGACAATCAACTGCACTGCCTTCAGTGTACGATGGAAGATGCCCCGGAGACATGTTAGCACCATCACTGGATATAAG GTTTTCTACACAGAGATGAAGAATGGCCGTACAGTAGGGACTGCATCCATAATGGAGGTCCCACTCAGTTTGGACATGCTGACTACT GGGCAATTTGATGGACAAGCAAGCTTT GACGTGGACATTGGTAACCTGAAGGTGAATACTAAATACAGAGTCAGTGTTGGAGCATATGGTTGGGCAGGGGAGGGTAGACCCAGCATGCCCAGAGACATCAGCACTGCTTCACAGG AAATGTGTATGCCCCCTTCACCGCCCTCTCAGCCCACCGTCATGGCTGTATCTGACACAGAGCTGGCGCTATCGTGGCAGCAAGGAGAGAGCGATGGAAGTGCACCTGTTCTTCACTTCCTGGTGGCTTACATCAG gCCAGAAATGGACATGGAGTGGACATATATTCGTGAGCCCATTGAGACTAACTCCATGGTTTTGAAAGGGTTAATACCAGAAACAGAGTACCAGTTTGTTGTCAGGGCAGTCAACAAGCATGGAGTTAGCCCACCCAGCCCTATCAACAACCCTGTGCGCACACTTG GTGCATCAGATGTTGGCAGTGGTGATTATGGGCGTTACATCACAGATTCTGGGCTCAAAGACGACGATGGATTTGACACTGATGACTCTGATTATGATATTTTTATAGAAGAG tTGAAGCCATTTCCAGGTATAAGTCAGGACAACAGGAAGTCCCAGCTCCGTTCACACTCTGGTCCCCCATCTGGTCGAAATGTCATTTACCGTATGAACACCATCGCTCCTCCTAACATTACCTCCACACCAgtttccaccaccaccacctcatcCATCTTTTCAGAATTTACAGATCTGGTTTTCTCAGTCACTTCACAGCCTAGTAGCACTCTTGACACCAAAACTGCTGCCCCACGTACCCCTACCAG CATCCCTTTGTCCACCACCACTGCTACCTCAAACATGTACCCTTGGAGAGGTGAGGTGCCTCGCGTGTCCGATCTGACCTGTGATGATATTGTGTGCCCACCTGACAGCTTCTGCCTCACTGATTATGAAAGCAGGGGTTCACGCTGCCACTGCAACCTTGGACGAGGAGGGGACACATGCTCTGAGG CGGTATCAGTGAAGTTTCCCAGGTTCCATGGCTACTCTCATATGACCTTTGAACCCTTAAAAAACTCTTATCAGACCTTTCAAATCACTTTGGAGTTCAAG GCGGACTCTGAGGATGGTTTGCTGCTGTACTGTGGAGAGAATGAACATGGCCGTGGAGACTTTACTTCTTTGGCTTTGGTTCGGGGGAAGCTTCATTACAG GTTTAACTGTGGTACAGGAGCAGCTCAGATAGTCAGTGAGAGCAGCATTGCTCTTGGTCAGTGGCACACAGTAACTGTCTTCAGAGATGGCATGAGTGGCTGGCTCCGCATGGACAACGACACACCCATATCTGGACGCTCACAG GGTCAGTATAGTAAGATCACCTTTCGCTCCCCGTTGTATGTGGGTGGATCCCCAAGCACTTACTGGCTGGTCAAAGCGACAGGGACAAATCGTGGCTTTGTTGGTTGCATTCAGAGTCTGACCATCAACAACAAGGCTACAGACATCAGACCCTGGCCCATGGGCAAAGCGCTGAGTGGAGCTGATATAG GTGAATGCAGTGACAGTGTGTGCGACCAGGTCAGCTGTGCCAATGGTGGAGTCTGCTTTGCAAACCGTGCTGATGGCTACATCTGTCTGTGCCCACTTGGCTTCAGAGGAGTACTTTGTGAAGAGA GTTTCTCACTGTCCTCGCCACTCTTCAATGAAACAGTGTTTTCATATGCTGTCATCCCATGGCCTCAGTCCTCACAGAGTTACCTGTCTTTTATGGAGTTTGAGGTGACATTTCGGCCGTCAATGCCCGATGGAGTGCTGCTGTACAGCGATGACGCAGGGAGCGGGGACTTCCTTGCTATAAACCTGGTGGACAGATATGTAGAGTTCAGATTTGACTGTGGTTCTGGAGGAGCTGTCATAAG GAGTGAGGAGCAGATCAGTCTGGACTCATGGCACGAGCTAAGAGTATCACGCACAGCAAAGAGTGGCATCCTGCTGGTAGACAGCCAGAGGCCTGTGGAGGGGATTGCCGAG ggagctttcacTCAGATCAACTGCAGCTCGCCTCTCTATATTGGCGGTGTGCCAGAATATGATAAAACGAAAAGGACAGCAGGTGTAATAAAGCCCTTCACTGGAATTATTCAGAAG CTAATACTCAATGACTGCACCATCCCCATAACAACTGGCTCTGCTGGTGGAGTTAATGTAGCCAATTCTGCACACCCATGTGTAGAAAGCCCATGTGCCAATGGAGGGACCTGCAggccaaagtgggatggatatGAATGTGACTGCCCCCTAGGGTACGATGGGAGGCATTGCCAGAAAG AGTGTGGGAATTACTGTTTGAACA cTGTGACTGAAGCCATAGAGATCCCACAATTCATTGGAAGAAGTTACCTGACCTATGACAACAGAGATATCCTTAAAAG agtaTCTGGGTCCAGAACCAGCCTTTTCATGCGTTTTAAGAGCACAGCCAAAGATGGGTTGTTACTCTGGCGAGGGGACAGTCCGATGAGACCCAACAGTGACTTTCTTTCTATAGGTCTTCAAGATGGCGCTCTTATCTTCAG CTACAACCTGGGCAGTGGTGTGGCCAACATTGTTATCAATGGGACCTTCAGCGATGGAAAGTGGCACAGAGTCAAGGCTGTGAG GGATGGCCAGACAGGAAAGCTGACTGTTGATGACTATGGAGCCAAGACGGGAAGGGCGCCCGGCAAGATGAGACAGCTTAATATCAATGGACCCTTATATGTTG GTGGCATGAAGGAGATAGCTCTTCACACAAACAGACAGTACATTGGAGGCTTGGTGGGCTGCGTGTCCCACTTCACACTGTC